The region TGAGGAGGAGGGACTTTCCCGTTCCCGTTTCGCCTACAAGAACGTTAAAACCGGGGTGAAAGTCGAGCTCACCGGTTATAGAGCCGAACTCTGAGAGGCGAAGCTCTGCAAGCATCTTAAGACTCTATGTAGTTGAAAATCTCTCTGAGGAGGACCTCCCTTCCCTCTCTGGTTTTTGCAGAGAAGGGAATGACCTTGAAATCACCGCCTCCGAGGGCCTTCTTTATCCGCTCTTCAAGGTTCCTCCTCTGGGAGGCCTTGAGCCTGTCCACTTTCGTGGCAACAACCGTATAGGGTATGCCGAAAAAGTCGAGCCACTCCTTCATCTGAAGGTCCTTCTCGGTGGGCCCGACTTTGGAATCCACCAGGAGGAAAACCCCCTTGAGCCTATCGCGCCCTTTAAGGTAACTCTCTATGAGCTCCCTCCAGCGCTGCTGCTCCTTCAGGGGAACCTTTGCAAAGCCGTAGCCGGGCAGGTCAACGAGGAAGAACCTATCGTTAACAAGGTAGAAGTTGATGGAACGGGTCTTCCCCGGCTGAGAGCTCACCTTGGCCAGCTTGAAGTTGTTGGCCACCGCGTTCAGCAGGGAGGACTTCCCCACGTTCGAGCGGCCCACAAAGGCCACTTCGTTGTAGGGAGTTTGGGGAAGCTCGTCTGGGGTGTAAACCGTTTTGTAAAGCTGAACCTTTTTAACCTTCATGGCCCGACTGGTTGCCGTCGTCCTCTTTCAGCAGTTTCTCAACCGCCTTCTGGAAGAGCTCCTCGTAAGAGGGAGCGAAGCCGACTTCGTAGTAAACTATCTCTCCCTTCTTGTTTATGAAGTAGGTTTGGGGGATAGAATCAAGGCCCGTAATCTTTCCGGCGTAATTAACCCAAGCCTTCTCGGGCGCCGGTCCCACAAGGTAAGAGAGCTTCATCTTCTCAACAAAAGGCTTAAGTTCCTGAGGGGGCCTTCCGGAGTAGTCAACAGACAGGCCTATAACCACAACCTTTCCGTTGTATTCTTTGTAAATCTTGTTAAGAACGGGCATCTCCATCCTGCAGGGAGGGCAGTAAGTCCCGAAGAACTGAACTATGACAACCTTCCCCTTAAAGTCGGAAAGGTGATGCTTGTGGCCGTTCACGTCGGTAAAGGTGAAGTTGTAGGCTTTCGGGTACTCGGCAGCAGAGCTTTGGGTGGGCTTTGTCTCCTCCTTTACCGTAGAGTGACTGCTGGGAGCCTCCTTTTGGCACCCTGCAAGGAAGAGGGAAGTGAGAACTGCGGCGGTTAGAAGCTTTCTCATCATTATCCTTCCTTCTCCTCAAGGTATTTTGTTGCAGACATGGCGGCAACGGCTCCGTCTGCTGTAGCCGTGACCACCTGCTTCAAAGGTTTGTGCCTAACATCTCCCGCGGCAAAAAGGCCGGGGGTTTTAGTCTTCATCTCCTCATCGGTGATTATAAAACCCTGCTCGGTGGTTTCAACAAGGTGGGCAACGGGAGCAACGTTGGGTTCGTTGCCGATAAAGATGAACACGCCGTCGACGGGAAGCTCGCTCTCCTGACCAGTAACGGTATCCCTCAGGGTCAGGGATTCAACGAAGTCCTTCCCGTTAATCGAAACAACAACCTTATTCATAATAGGCTCAATCTTATCGTTCTTTGCAACCCTGTCCTGGATAATCTTAACGGCCCTGAACTTATCCCTACGGTGGATAAGGTAAACCTTGTTGGCAAACTTCGTAAGGTAAAGGGCCTCCTCAAGGGCAGAGTCGCCGCCGCCTACAACGGCTACGGTTCTGTCTTTAAAAAAAGCTCCGTCACAAACGGCACAGTAGGAAACGCCCCTTCCGAGGAACTCAACCTCTCCCGGAACACCCAGCTTACGGGGAGTAGAGCCAGCTGCCCAGATAAGGGTTTTCCCCTTAAACTCACCTGCATCGCTCTTAACGGTAAAGAGCTCCCCGTCGAAATCGACAGAAGTAACCGGAGCGCCGCTTTGAATTTTCGCCCCGAACTTCTCTGCATGCTGTCTCATCTTCTCGGAAAGCTCAAAACCTGTAATCCCTTCGTAGAAACCGGGATAGTTCTCTATCTGTTCCGTTATGAGCAGCTGGCCGCCCGGCATCATCTGGTCGAGAATGAGGGTATTCAGCTGGGAACGGCCGGCGTAAATGCCGGCAGCAAGGCCAGCAGGCCCGGCTCCGGCTATAAGAACGTCGTAGATTTCCATACTTACTCCCCGAGAACCCTTTCAATCATGTTCTCGAAAACTGCCTTAGGCTGAAGGCCCACCTTAACGTCGGCAACCTCTCCGTTTACAAAGAGGATAACAGTGGGAATACCCCTAATGCCGTACTGCATTGCAACCATGGGGAGCTCGTCGGTGTTCACCTTAACAACTTTAACCTTGCCGGCGTACTCCTGGGCAAGTTCATCGATTGTAGGAGCAAGCATCCTACACGGACCGCACCACGGAGCCCAGAAGTCTACGAGAACCGGAATATCGGACTGAAGAACTTCCCTTTCAAACTCCTCAACGGTTTTAATCTCCTGCGCCATTACCTACCTCCTTCTCCAGTAGTTTAAGTATTTCTATAACTACGGGCATCTCTACCCGGTAACAGGTTTTCACGCCGTCCTTCCTGAAGGATATAATCCCGGCATTCTTCAGTATGTTTATATGCTGAGACACCGTAGGTTGCGGAACTCCAATCTCCTGCCATATATCCTTAACGCACTTCTCTCCGTCTGCAAGGTACTCAACAATCTTCACCCGTGTAGGGTGGCCCAAGGCCTTAAAAATCTCCGCTAAACGCTCCTCCCTCACTTAAAGACCCCTGGCTGAGAATTTTCAGCTAATTCTATCATAGTCAATATATGATTATTCCGGCGTAGCCTACCACCTGGTCGTAGTCGCCGGTAACGTCACCGGAAGTTCTGTAGTCTACAAGCTCCGCCCCTTGAGCGCCGAGGAGCTTTGCAGCAACGAGCCCAACAGTAGCCGGAATAACGCCGCACATGGTTATGTTGTAAGCGTGAACCCTCCTGTAGAGCTCCTCGGGGTTGAGGTCGAGGATAGCATCTATGGCAAGGGAGTCGAGCCTCTTGGCCTCCTCTTGAGAGACGTAGTGGGAGAAGTCGGTGCTTATAACCATAAGGGCGTCTTCTCTGTCTGCCAATACCTGGGCGAGGGCCTCTCCGGCCGCAACACAGTCTCTGTAGGGGAGGTGCTGGAACACAACGGGAACTATGGAAAGTTCCTCGTTAAACCCCGAACAGAACTGGAGAAACGGCACCTGAACCTCAAGGGAGTGTTCGTATATATGGGCGGAAGGGTCCGCCTCGTAAGGGTAGCGAGAAGTAAGCTCGGAGGCTATTTCTCCGTTTACGGGAACCTCTCCGAGGGGGGTTACCCAAACACCTTCCGGGTAAACGGAAGCAGGCCTTCCCAAACCTGTGTGGTTCGGACCCATAATCACGTTAACCTCGGGGATAACAACCCTGCTGTAGGTTGCTCCCGCAACGGCACCGGAGTAGATATAGCCTGCGTGGGGAACTATAACGGCCTTCGCCTTGATTTTGGGAACGTCGCGCCTACAGAAAGAGCTCAGGTAGAGCTTCAATTCCTGAGCCGTCCCCGGGTAGAACTGTCCTGCAACTGCCGGGTATCTAACCATCTCTCCCTCCGTTTCACTGTTTGTTAGCTCTCAAATGAAAACTATATTTAACCGTGGAAAAATCCAGCGGGGTCAGAAGATGAAGAGGATAATGTTTAAATCCAAAATCCACAGGGCAACCGTAACCGGCGCCGACCTTAACTACGAAGGCTCCATAACCATAGACTCCGAACTCCTCAAGCTGGCAGACATACTCCCCTACGAGAAGGTGGACATCTACAACGTTACAAACGGTGAGCGCTTTTCCACGTACGTAATTCCCGGAGAGCCCGGAAGCGGCGAAGTGTGCCTGAACGGAGCCGCGGCGAGGAAAGTTCAAAAGGGAGACATAGTAATAATAGTGAGCTACTGTGAGCTCTCAGACGAAGAGGCGAGGAAGTTCCAACCCACCGTGGTTCTCGTAGACGAAGAGAACAGGCCGGTTAAAGTTACAAGAAGCTCCGGCGGAATCTTAGTTTAAGTGAAACGGGGAGAGGGTCTCCCCGTTTATCTACCTTTCAACCTCACCGGCGATAAACTTCTCAACAAGCTCCTTGGCCTTCCAGTCGGGGTACTGAACCGGCGGGTGCTTCATGGTGTAAGCGGAAATGGAGTAGAGAGGTCCGGCTATACCCCTGTCCATGGCCAGTTTGGCACACCTTATGGCGTCTATGGCCGAACCCGCACTGTTGGGGGAGTCTTCAACCGAGAGCTTCAGCTCTATGTACATGGGAACATCGCCGAAAAGCCTACCCTCAAGCCTTATGTAGGCAATCTTGTTATCCTTCAGCCACGGAACGTAGTCGCTGGGCCCGATGTGGATGTTATCGTCGGGGATGGGGTGGGGAATTAGTGAGCGAACGGCCTCGGTTTTGGAAACCTTCTTGGTTTTAAGCCTCTTCCTCTCAAGCATATTGAGGAAGTCGGTATTACCCCCGAAGTTGAGCTGATAGGTCCTGTCTATGGGCACACCCCTATCGGCCATCAGCGTTGCAAGAACCCTGTGGGTTATTGTTGCCCCCACCTGAGACTTTATGTCGTCTCCTACTATGGGAAGGCCTGCGCTTTTAAACTTCTCCGCCCACTCGGAGTCGGAAGCTATAAACACGGGGATGCAGTTCACAAAAGCGCAGCCCGCCTCAAGGGCACACTGGGCGTAAAAGCGGGTAGCCTCCTCAGAGCCTACCGGAAGGTAGTTAACGACAACCTCCGCTCCGCTCTCCTTTAAAACCTTAACAACGTCTACGGGTTCCTTATCGGCGGGAACGAAACGCTGGTCTTCCGGGTAGTCGAGCATATGCTCGGCAAAGCCGTCCATCACCGGCCCCATCTGAACTTCAACGCCCATCTCGGGAACGTCGGGGCAGAAAACGGTGGTACAGTTGGGCTTCTCAAAAATGGCCTTACTGACGTCCTTTCCCACCTTCCTTGCGTCGATGTCGAAAGCGGCAACCACCTCTATATCCCAGGGCTTGTAGCCGCCTATATCAAAGTGCATAAGGCCGTCTATCTCCTCCTGGCTCTTACCCTGGTAGTAGTAGATACCCTGAACCAAGGAGCTGGCGCAGTTCCCGACACCGACTATTGCAAGTTTCACTTTCCTTGACATCTACTCTCCTCCCGCTTCTGTATCTGGGGTCTTACCGTACTTGCTCGCATAAGCTTTAAACTCTTTTAACTTATTTTCCAGGTCGTCTACCAGCTTTTCAAGCTCTTTAACCACTTCGGGAAACTTCGACGCAAGTGATTCTACTACATCGGAGATAATCCTCTCCCTCTCCTCTTCGGAGAGGTACCTCTTGTTCCGGAGGGCATCCTCTATAATGGCCATCTCAAGAAGCCCGAGAATGAGTAGAAGCGGGTTCAGATTCTCCGTATGGAACCGCTGTTTCAAAACTTCGATAACGGTTTGGTAGTTGCTGTCGGGCCTGCACTTGGTCGCCTCAAGGTTTATCCAGAGCTCAAGAGCCCTGCAGGCCAATCCTTTAATCGCCTTCTCATCTATCTCCATCTACTGCTCCAGTTCCATTAATTTTACTTTAGCTATGCTCGCCTCGGGAGTTCCGGGATACTTATCTATAACCTCCTTCAGAATCTCCTTAGCCTTCTGGGTATTACCCATTCCCCTGTAACAGAGGGCGAGCTTCAGCATGGCAGCCGGCACCTTGTTGCCGTTGGGGTACTTGTCTATAACCTGCTGGAAGTAGTTGGCAGCGGTCTGGTAGTCGTTGTGGGAGTAGTAGATTTCCCCAATCCAGTAGAGAGCGTTATCGGCAAGGTCGCTGTCGGGGTACTGCTGAACGAGCTGCTCAAAGAGCTGCTGGGCCTTATCGAAGTTACCGGCCTCCATTGCGTCGAAGGCCTGTCTGTAAAGGTCTT is a window of Thermovibrio ammonificans HB-1 DNA encoding:
- the amrB gene encoding AmmeMemoRadiSam system protein B, with the protein product MVRYPAVAGQFYPGTAQELKLYLSSFCRRDVPKIKAKAVIVPHAGYIYSGAVAGATYSRVVIPEVNVIMGPNHTGLGRPASVYPEGVWVTPLGEVPVNGEIASELTSRYPYEADPSAHIYEHSLEVQVPFLQFCSGFNEELSIVPVVFQHLPYRDCVAAGEALAQVLADREDALMVISTDFSHYVSQEEAKRLDSLAIDAILDLNPEELYRRVHAYNITMCGVIPATVGLVAAKLLGAQGAELVDYRTSGDVTGDYDQVVGYAGIIIY
- a CDS encoding ArsR/SmtB family transcription factor, coding for MREERLAEIFKALGHPTRVKIVEYLADGEKCVKDIWQEIGVPQPTVSQHINILKNAGIISFRKDGVKTCYRVEMPVVIEILKLLEKEVGNGAGD
- a CDS encoding inositol-3-phosphate synthase; this translates as MSRKVKLAIVGVGNCASSLVQGIYYYQGKSQEEIDGLMHFDIGGYKPWDIEVVAAFDIDARKVGKDVSKAIFEKPNCTTVFCPDVPEMGVEVQMGPVMDGFAEHMLDYPEDQRFVPADKEPVDVVKVLKESGAEVVVNYLPVGSEEATRFYAQCALEAGCAFVNCIPVFIASDSEWAEKFKSAGLPIVGDDIKSQVGATITHRVLATLMADRGVPIDRTYQLNFGGNTDFLNMLERKRLKTKKVSKTEAVRSLIPHPIPDDNIHIGPSDYVPWLKDNKIAYIRLEGRLFGDVPMYIELKLSVEDSPNSAGSAIDAIRCAKLAMDRGIAGPLYSISAYTMKHPPVQYPDWKAKELVEKFIAGEVER
- the trxA gene encoding thioredoxin gives rise to the protein MAQEIKTVEEFEREVLQSDIPVLVDFWAPWCGPCRMLAPTIDELAQEYAGKVKVVKVNTDELPMVAMQYGIRGIPTVILFVNGEVADVKVGLQPKAVFENMIERVLGE
- the ybgF gene encoding tol-pal system protein YbgF, with the protein product MKKAVFAALFTAAVLAGCAPQQGAKTDFNQLEAQIQALKAQVEGNQRRLSSVEERVSKLEDKTASNEQQIFDLKKECENVKQTLSQISVSSAPSAPVGGSSSKQTVVQFGAKDLYRQAFDAMEAGNFDKAQQLFEQLVQQYPDSDLADNALYWIGEIYYSHNDYQTAANYFQQVIDKYPNGNKVPAAMLKLALCYRGMGNTQKAKEILKEVIDKYPGTPEASIAKVKLMELEQ
- the yihA gene encoding ribosome biogenesis GTP-binding protein YihA/YsxC, whose product is MKVKKVQLYKTVYTPDELPQTPYNEVAFVGRSNVGKSSLLNAVANNFKLAKVSSQPGKTRSINFYLVNDRFFLVDLPGYGFAKVPLKEQQRWRELIESYLKGRDRLKGVFLLVDSKVGPTEKDLQMKEWLDFFGIPYTVVATKVDRLKASQRRNLEERIKKALGGGDFKVIPFSAKTREGREVLLREIFNYIES
- the panD gene encoding aspartate 1-decarboxylase, producing the protein MKRIMFKSKIHRATVTGADLNYEGSITIDSELLKLADILPYEKVDIYNVTNGERFSTYVIPGEPGSGEVCLNGAAARKVQKGDIVIIVSYCELSDEEARKFQPTVVLVDEENRPVKVTRSSGGILV
- the trxB gene encoding thioredoxin-disulfide reductase encodes the protein MEIYDVLIAGAGPAGLAAGIYAGRSQLNTLILDQMMPGGQLLITEQIENYPGFYEGITGFELSEKMRQHAEKFGAKIQSGAPVTSVDFDGELFTVKSDAGEFKGKTLIWAAGSTPRKLGVPGEVEFLGRGVSYCAVCDGAFFKDRTVAVVGGGDSALEEALYLTKFANKVYLIHRRDKFRAVKIIQDRVAKNDKIEPIMNKVVVSINGKDFVESLTLRDTVTGQESELPVDGVFIFIGNEPNVAPVAHLVETTEQGFIITDEEMKTKTPGLFAAGDVRHKPLKQVVTATADGAVAAMSATKYLEEKEG
- a CDS encoding TlpA family protein disulfide reductase; this translates as MMRKLLTAAVLTSLFLAGCQKEAPSSHSTVKEETKPTQSSAAEYPKAYNFTFTDVNGHKHHLSDFKGKVVIVQFFGTYCPPCRMEMPVLNKIYKEYNGKVVVIGLSVDYSGRPPQELKPFVEKMKLSYLVGPAPEKAWVNYAGKITGLDSIPQTYFINKKGEIVYYEVGFAPSYEELFQKAVEKLLKEDDGNQSGHEG